Genomic segment of Umezawaea sp. Da 62-37:
CAGCGAGTCAGCGCGCTGCGGATCAGCGCGTCGTCCGGCTTGCCCTTAGTCGAGGAGAACATTGCCGGGGTGGCCCTGGTCAACGCCTCAGCGTGCGTCCGGCGAGTCGTGGCCGCGACGTGTGGCCACTTCATGTCCACGAATGCACAGGCGAAGTCGTACCAGGACATCTCGTCGGACTTCCGGGCCATCGACACGGGGAGTCCGTCGAACAGCCGGAACGCCTCGCCCTTGCGGGCGGCTGCGATCAAGTCGGATCGAAAGCCTTCGGCAAGCGCCTTGGTCGCGTACTTGAGCTTGAAGCGCTTCTTGACGACTCGCCAGCCAACCCAGTACGTGACGACCTTCTTCTTGCCCTTGTGGACGTAAGGGTCGAGCGCGAAAATCTGGACGTCGTAACTCGTGTCGTCCGTCATGCTGAATCCTCCAGTTCTTCCAGCCACCTCTCGTAGTCGGCGAGCCGGATTCGGATCTCGCCGTTTGGCAGGCGAAGGCATTTCGGCCCGCGACCTTTCGCGCGCCAGTCGTAGAAGGTGGACCGAGAGATTTCGAG
This window contains:
- a CDS encoding helix-turn-helix domain-containing protein, with the translated sequence MTVRRLTVADVCADLEISRSTFYDWRAKGRGPKCLRLPNGEIRIRLADYERWLEELEDSA